ACAGGTAGGACAATAAGGTTAAGCTGGACTAATGAGTCCAATTCATTATcaaatcaaacttttatttattatatggaACCCAAAGTTCTTTAcaagattaaataaaataaaaaaaaaagcacttagtTTTAATCacaatcattcattcattcattcattcattcaggtgTGGACCATTCTGGAGAATATGCTCCAGGCAGCAGAGCCCAGAAGAGCAGATAGTCTCCAGCCCTCCACAGAGGATGATGGACCAGctcagaagaagaggaggagcgaACTCCTTCTGGGGTCTGACTCTGACTCAGAAGATGGAATTGAGTCTGGAGAGCTGCAGCGCTACAGAGCAGAACCCAGCATCAGTATTGATGACTGTCCCCTGCAGTGGTGGTATGCTCACTCAGGAGTCTATGAAAAGCTGTCAGTCCTAGCACAAAAGTACCTGGCCTCCCCAGCTACCTCTGTACCCTGTGAGAGACTCTTTAGCCTTGCAGGCCACATAGTGCAAAAGAAAAGGGCAGCCTTGCTTCCAGAAAATGTTACCAGGCTGGTGTGTCTTAGCGACTGGCTGAGGAAGAAGAAATGAGACACATGTGGTCAGCATAGCTGCTGTGTCATTTGTAGCCTACTAGAATAGATTGCTTGATGTTCAGCACTTTTTGTGATGGAAGAATACTTTGATGTGCTAACTTGCAGCACTGCaatgtcagttttatttttcattatctgAAGCAGAGGAATTTCAGTGCTGTATTGCTCAGAAAAGAGCAACTCTGATGTGCTAACTTGCAGCActtaatttatttgattttatttgtatttatttttccacttaTTTTACAAAAGAATACAACAGTATGTAAATGGTTGCATCTGTTTAACGTTTGTTAAACAATAAATGACTTTATAAAGTCACTTTCTTTGTTATATCAGTCTTTTGGTCTGCCACAATAAGTTGAGGGCTTTCCTCAGCTATTTTTAGGTGAGATTAAAAAAGAGATTAATTAgatcaattaattaaaaatcataattaattaatctctattttttttttaatctcttgacAGCACTAATCAAAACAAAGCGCCCAGAAAGCAAAGGCCATGCAAACCTAGTGGGTGATGTGAATGGAAACAATATTAAATGGGCAGTTAAAGTTCAGGCAGTGTCATTGGTCAGAGAATAAGTATATATTATAACCATACTGACAGCTCACATCAAGTGAAATACACTCTACTGCACTTGGTTTTCACTTGTGGGTTCCAAGTAGGTAATTAGTGACgtttctttgtttactttttactttcagtGTATCTTTACACACACAGAATCTTATCTGGATCTGTCAGTATGCTTTATATTTACTGGAAAATAGCCTTAAAAAAGCCTTTAAGGTAGTCTTTATGTCAGTTATGAGTTCTTTAATAGAAGTTTTGCAAGCCCAAACCACTCAAAGTAGTACTGTTGATTAATATTCTAGATTTGATTATAGGAactaattaatatttaaaaagacaGACATTTAATTGTGAAAAACAcgttaaaatatataataaaaatattaaaaaatgctttctctgcgacctgctggagcgggggggctaggaggaggagttggccgtccgactgcggtctggagtgtggggcctccctgctgctgcggagtcggggcggtctgcctccccccaccgcagggaaaagggtaacaccacctgggtctgggggCAGTtcccccccctccaggggcaagggtacctagacccggtttgtagagtacgcttggggagtgtgatcgtgtgtacagcgtctctttatgtctgtctccacgttggttgagtgtggagtaagtgcatatgagagcatgagggtgggaatggatgtttgtatatgtgtgtgcctgtatttctgtgtctatatgtcaggttgggtgtcaggcgccacctctctggggacatctcaggccctccaaggtttggaggcctatctccccctaccaccacttcccctgccagtggcggactccctcagacatcggtgcgttggtggttctttgtgtccgggggtgggcgtccgggtacacaccggctcactccttggcggccgcttattggggcctggagcctggggctcgctcgggccacttcggaggtggggtgcccccggcctctcggcctggggctcggtcactcaggcacggctggctgccggcggagctcacgggcgcgtcactgcaactccccctggcttctgctccgcggctgctgagtgagccctcatctgggactctcctcagctctttctgggacagtggcgcagctgcccctctgttggtcttccttggtctcttgtgttctgggggcctctggatgtctggagttttgatctcctccatacctgcttcatgccctggaggacagggctgtggcccccccacaccctctagcagatcattacatgaaggaaccttttaaaaaacaaaaaacaaacgcgtccatgctcacaggtgtacacacgggtgatcacacccacaaactacaccctttttggctcctacctcaaagcacactgtgttctgttgatcttatgtgctgcacaataatgtttaatatttagtatttactgtcatattcccatatatcattgtgatgttgtttattctattactcttgttctcttctgcttgttttcttttttctttctcagcaggtgacccaggtgattgatatatgcatttttttttctttttttctttttctgctcattctgttggtttttgttttttgcccttctcccccgtccctcttctcagctgtttctctttccctctttctttctccccttctttcccccagtcaagtctgtcccgtattcagtaagtgaaaataaaataaacaataaaaggtgaatcaaatggaccattacggcaaggctgggatggtcaatttggtaaagtaaatccattgggcatctttctttgcctttagacaacaattctgatggcaaaagagccaaacgggacaggcaaaaaaaaaaaagaaaaaaaaatatatataataaaaatattaaaaaatgagaTAGAGGCAAAGTTTCTGGCTTGTTAACTGAGTGCTATCCTGCAACAGCACATACTGTGTTGGTCAACTTTGAACAACTGTGTGGTGCACACCTAATGCAGCTCTCACTGCTCCAGTCTTCAGACACATCTCAGCAGGagtaaagacacacacagagagagagcagtgaATAATTTAGGTGGCTTTAATTAGAGAACATAAGCTGACGAACTGAAGGTAAAAGGTGTAAACTCAAAACAGTTATCTGGCTCTAACCTTTCCTGGAagttttttataaataaataatagttaATACTAAGAGTAAAGCAATTAAATACATGAGCTAACTTAATggatgtaaaataaaacaattaaagattaaaaatatgattttgttgccaattttgacagccctgaAACCCATCATagtgaattttatttatgtttacttACTGCGTAATATAAAATCTCTTTTGTGGAAACTGTAAATAATGCAATATTTGTATTATAAAAGGGTAAATATGACACATTAGTGCTGGTGTATTTGGCTGTTTCTTGCAATTGACAACTTTCTGAAAAATTAGTGTTTCTAGTGCAAATCCTTGACAAACAGTTCACAGTAAACAGGAAGTTATACCCGTAGAGTAAATAACTGATAAATACTATAGTGTGTCTGTGTACCGGCACATCTGGACCAAGATTCAAAAGTAGCTGACTCCTGCTTCTTCATGGAAAACCGTCCAAAGTCCGTTCACCCTGCTGCTAACTGGCAGCAATACAAAGAAGCCGTACAACCAGACCTGCTCAGGATGGGAGACTACTCAGTTCCTCCTGCACACTTCACAACAaactatttctttatttttacatccTAGTTATTAATTCAGTCATTTATAATCTTCGGCTTTGTATTTGTAGCATATACAGGCTACATCTGCATTAGATTAACTTGTGTTGTATGTCAGCcatcaaaatgatttttttttttgtggggcAAAAAGTTGCATAGAAGTTTTAAAAGTTGATCTCATATTACCCGTGCTACGAGTGCAGGCTTGCAGTCTCTGCTGGGAGCTGCTTCCCATCATGCGAAGACTTCCCAGATTTTTGCACAGCAGTAGGGCTGCAAAAAATCCCAGCTCAGCTTTTGTCGGCTGATGGCCTTATGTTCCTTCTttaattttcacttttttctacTTAGCCATTAGCACGCAGTAGTCGAGTTAGAAACCAACACGGGGATCTAATGCTCATCTGTCTGTTTCGGTTCTGTCTGCTGCCTACTTGTGTCTCTATCTCCTGGCCAGCTTGGTGCATCAATTTAATTGCAACATACTGTaaagtgtggaagccttccatcCAGTTTATCAAGTTATATCTCTGCTGTTATCATCCTGTACAGGTCCAATTACAACAGCCAGTCTGAAGCAACTGCTTGGACTCTGCAGCATTTCAACTGACCTGCAGCTGACTGTGTATGAAACAGGCAGTACTGATAAGCAGAGCTGGCAGGTTGATGCATCCAGCTGTTTAAAGAATACAGAAATCTCTTGTTGTTTTACGGTGACACATTCCTAATGCCAAACAGCACACGCTCGTACACAAACTCCCCAGAAAcagacacagacgcacacacgcatTTTTCATGGATGTTTCTTCGGTGAGAGCTAATCCCCTGCCGCTGTCAGCCGTGCTTTTTGGAAAGCTCCTTACACAAGCCAAAGCTCATCCTGAGTgtgaaataacacacacacacacacacacacacacacacacacacacacacacacacacacacacacacacacacacacacacacacacacagatttaaaCTTAGGGTGTAAGATTGCACATAAGTTTGCCAAAGTCTTGTCCATCCAGTCCTGTGAAAGGAACAATCATAGAAGATTCCTttgcacgttttttttttttcatatttcaacatccatccatctatccattctcCTCTGCTCATCCTTTTTGGGGTCGAGGGGatgcacaaaaatataaaagacaTTTCATCTTgacagcttctttttttaaggaaaCAGACTTGGTAAAAACATTTGTACTCAAGCCATGTGCCAGCCAGCCAACAAAACCAactaaagcaaaggaaaaaaacgCACTGCCCTCATTCATATCTAAACTAGCAATTCCTTAGAAGTTGTCTGGTCTTTTATTCGTGCTGCAGCCTTGGTGTGTGCATAGAACTGCGTTTGCACTTTTATGTCAGCAGGAAAATACTTTTCAAACGTTTTAGcacaataaaacctgaaagtgGAATATTTTCTATCATACTCAAACCTGATGCTACACTTTTATTGCGAAGGCTAAAATGGTAAGCGTGCTGATGTAGAAACAGTTAGGAGATGTGCGTAACAGAGATTTATtggtttcacacacacacacacacacacacacacacacacacacacacacacacacacacacacacacacattcaggcggctgttttctgtttcatcTGAGTGACTGGGTGAAGGCAGAGGAAGTGAGACTGATGAGGTGGAACCTTCGGTCTTGTTCTCTGTTTCCCAGAGGATCGATAACAGCAGTGCAACAGAGCTGGCAGGACTCTTTTTACAGTACCAGTTTTTTGCTTTCATAGACTCCAGAATTTAGCATGTGCACGCAATAACGCCACAAGGGCTCACAGCTGTCACACTTTTAAATTGCTTGTGCTATAAAGGCCCTCTCGTGGACTTTTGCATACTTTAAACAGtagcaagaaaaaaacagaagatggTAATTTcgaatatttttgcattataaATGGTCAAGCCGCTACACTTCTTCTGTTGAactacacacacgcgcacacacacatacacacactggaGCCTGATCCTGCCAATCATATGATTGAGTGattatcagcaagtgtgagcacctctataaagtCAGGGGTACTTTGCTGCTCTGGAGCATttaggtgtgtgtttgtagcaCAGTGCTACAATTTCTCCAGGAGTGGACGTTCCAGCAAATTCACAGCAAtacttaaagaaaacccaagagTGGCATCTCAGACTGTTCAGGCATCAGTTAACATGATAAATGTTAAACCTTATGACAGTACATTACAAGAAGACTGAataagtatggcttgtttggtaGGGCTGTCAGTTTAAAGCCTGTTCTGTCCAAAAAGGACATGGCAGCGCGCCTTAGGTAAGCAAAGTACAGAGCAAAGCACAgaacttctggaacaatgtcttttgaacagacaagaccaaagtgAAGAAGCCTGGTGAAAATCAAACACAGCATATTAGCACGACTACCTCATGCCAACTGTGAAACGCAGTGGTGAAGCAGTGATGATtggggtttatttttttagacagAGGACCTGGACAATTTGCAGTCTCTGTGTAGACCATGAATTCCCCTGAATAACAAAGTAATTTAGAGTCAATTGTGAGGCAATCCCTCTGACAGATAAAGCTTGGCCAAAATTGGGTGCATACAACAGGACAGTGCTCCCAAGCAAACAGCCAATGTATAATACTGTGGCGGAAACTTAAGAGAACTGTGTACTAATGAATGTccacaaattaaattaaacaaatcaaagctgtaaagaagagtgggacaaaattcctccacagcgatGTGAGACGTGGATAAAATCATACAGAAAATTATTATTTCAAGTTACTGCTGCTAATAAATCGTGGGTTTTTTCACAGGACTACACGGTGTCTTATGAGAGATTTATTTCATGCCTATAGGATTAAAGCACTTATTGCATTATAAACTTTATGCCCTAATGTTTTGAACAAACCTGAGTAAATGCCTTTGTTCTAAAAGAAATGACTAAAGACGAACTCTGCAGACATATCCAGCAAACAACCTTCCTGGAAGCCTGTCAGATAAAATGTGTGAGGGACTTCCTCTGTTTCTGTTCAGTGACCTTTCAGTGGTTTCCCTGTAAATCGTTCTGGTACCTCTCCCTCAGTGGCTCATCTATCATGCCCTGTAAATCCATCACCTCCATCTTAAGCAGTAAAACCTCACAGCTGTCTGCAACAATGGGTTCATCTCACTGTCCACTATATATTTGCTCCACATATCTCTGGTCCCacctttcagttcagtttaaggAGATTTactctgttgtgattttgttttattctgcaTCTTTCTGTCTGTATTACTTCATTGCTGTATGTCTGTCTGTCCCTCCTTATCAGTTTTTTTCCTCAGCCTTTTGTCGTGTCCTGTATACccgttttatttcttttttcct
This is a stretch of genomic DNA from Maylandia zebra isolate NMK-2024a linkage group LG13, Mzebra_GT3a, whole genome shotgun sequence. It encodes these proteins:
- the LOC106675420 gene encoding E3 SUMO-protein ligase ZBED1-like; the encoded protein is MDITDDDPAYVVKFKNAFQKDLAARRANGNEIWFEVATALDPRFKDLKCLPREKREQVWTILENMLQAAEPRRADSLQPSTEDDGPAQKKRRSELLLGSDSDSEDGIESGELQRYRAEPSISIDDCPLQWWYAHSGVYEKLSVLAQKYLASPATSVPCERLFSLAGHIVQKKRAALLPENVTRLVCLSDWLRKKK